The Candidatus Neomarinimicrobiota bacterium DNA window GGACGCGGCGGACAGCCGGGCACGTAAGCATCTACCGGTAAGAACTGATCGATCCCCTGCACAAGAGTATAAGTATCAAAAACACCCCCGCTCGATGCGCAGGCACCCATTGAAATCACCCATTTCGGTTCAGGCATCTGTTCGTAAATCTTGATTAACACCGGCATCATTTTAATCGATATCCTCCCTGCCACTATCATCAGATCAGACTGACGCGGGGAGAATTTTATCGCTTCGGCTCCGAATCTCGCAAGATCGTATCTCGCAGAGAGAGTCGCCATCAGCTCGATAGCGCAGCATGCGGTCCCGAACGGCATAGGCCATAAAGAATTCTTTCTCGACCACGCCACGAATTCTTTGATTCGGGTCGTTATAAGGTTATCTTTCATTTCAGGCTCGAAATTCAGTTCGCTCATCCCTATTCACACTCTCCTATCCGTGTTGTTTATCAAGAAGGCTGTC harbors:
- a CDS encoding NADH-quinone oxidoreductase subunit B, which encodes MSELNFEPEMKDNLITTRIKEFVAWSRKNSLWPMPFGTACCAIELMATLSARYDLARFGAEAIKFSPRQSDLMIVAGRISIKMMPVLIKIYEQMPEPKWVISMGACASSGGVFDTYTLVQGIDQFLPVDAYVPGCPPRPEGLIHAVMKIQDLITEETKGRTLADVL